The genome window TCGAAGCCGGTCTGGACGGTGCGGGTGAGGGTTTCGCCCTTCTCCCGCGCCTGGGCGAGCTTCTGGTTGTAGCCCTGGATGTTGCGGACCCCGAGCTGGCTCATCGCGCGGTAGCGGTCTTCCATCTCGCGCACCGCCCACTTCAGCGCCACCACCGCCTTGCCCGGGTCGGTGACTACCGGCGCGAGAAGGTGGGGAATGCCGTCGTAGACCGAGAGTTCGAGCATCTTCGGGTCGATCATGATCACCCGGCACTGCTCCGGCGTGAGGCGGTAGAGCAGGGAGAGGATCATGGTGTTGATCGCCACCGACTTGCCCGAGCCGGTGGTGCCGGCGATCAGCAGGTGAGGCATGCGGGTGAGGTCGACGTACTCCGCGCCGCCGCCGATGTCCTTGCCGAGGGCGAGGCAGAGGGTCTGCTGCGACTTCACGAACGCGTCGGAGGCGAGCAGTTCGCGCAGGTAGACGGTTTCGCGGCGCGCGTTGGGCAGCTCGATGCCGATGACGTTGCGCCCGGGGATCACCGCGATGCGCGCCGAGATCGCGCTCATCGAGCGGGCGATGTCGTCGGCGAGACCGACGACGCGCGAGGTCTTGGTGCCGGGCGCGGGTTCGAGCTCGTAGAGCGTCACCACCGGGCCGGGGCGGATCTTCACGATCTCGCCGGAGATGCCGAACTCGCCCAGCACCGAGTGCAGGAGCCGGGCGTTCTGGTTGAGGCCGTCGTCGCTGGTCTTCGGCCCGCCGCCGGTTTTCGGCAGGTTGAGGAGGTCGAGGGGCGGCAGCTCGAACGCGCCGCTCTTGCGTCGCCCGAGGGCGAGGCGGCCCTGGCGCATCCGTTCGGTTTCGCGCGGGTTCGGCGGCGGCTCGGGGCCGCGGTCGATCAGCGGCTGCTCGTCGTCGTCTTCGTCCTCCGGCGGGTCGTCGGGTTCGGCGACCCGCGGCTGCGGACCGCTGAACACCGGCTCGCCGCTGCGCTGCGGGCGGCGCGGCGTTTCGCGGCGGACGCGCTGCGGCTTGGCGGGCGGCGGCGGGGCGGGGCGGCGCTTCAGCGCGCGCGCGGCGACTCCGGCGAGCGCGGCCCAGACCCGCGGCGGGATCGTCGCGGCATAGGCGAGGGCGGCGAGGGCGAGCGGCGCGCCGATCGCCCAGGCCGCGAGCCCCAGCGTCCACCCCGGGGCGGGGCGGAGAAACGGCGCGAGGTTGCCGGTGACGAGGGTGCCGAGGGCGCCGCCCCAGTTGCGGCCGTCGGGGCCGTGGGCGAGCGCGAGGGTGAGCGGCAGCAGTGCCGCCAGCAACGCCGCGAAGCGCAGCAGCGGCCGCGGCGCGGGCAGGAGCAGCAGGCCGCGCAGCCCCCAGGCGGCGACCGCGAAGGCGATCGCCCAGCCGCCGAGGCCGAACCACTGCAACAGCATGTCGGAGACGGTCGCGCCGGGGATGCCGAGAAGATTGCGCACCTGGGCGTTGGAGACGGTGTTCCACGAGGGATCGCCGGGGGCGTGGCTGGCGAGCGCGGCGCCGATCGCGATGCCGAGGCAGATCCCCGCGAGACCGAGCGCACGGATGCCGGTCCGGCGCAGGAAGCGCGCCAGGGACTCGGGCAGGAACCGTCGCTGGGCGGTGGCGGCGCGGGAACGGGCCATGGATCTCCTCATCCGTCGGTGTGGTCGTCGAGGCAGGCGCGGATCGCCGTCAGGGCGCGGGTCACGGTCGCTTCGTCGTGGACCAGGGCGATGCGCACGTAGGCGTGTCCGGGGTTGCCGTCGGGGGCGGCGGGATCGTCGGCGGCGAGGTAGCGGCCGGGAACCACGCGCACGCCGCACCGCTGCCAGAAGCGGCGGGTCGCGGCCTCGCCGTCGCCGACCTTGAGCCACAGGAAGAACCCGCCCTGCGGCCGCACGTAGCCGGGATAGTCCGCGAAGATACGGTCGGCGACGGCGATGAGGCGGGCGTAGTGGGCGCGGTTGGCGGCGGCGTGGGCATCGTCGTCCCACAGTGCCGCAGAGGCGGCGGCGAGCGGCATCGGCATCTGCACCGAGGCGTAGGCCCGCAGCTTGAAGAACGCCTTGAGCGCCGCCGCGTCGCCTGCGACGAAGCCGGAGCGCAGGCCGGGCGCGCTCGAACGCTTGGACAGCGAGTGGAACACCACCACGCCCGCGAACGGGTCCTCGCCCGGCGCGGCGGCGGCGAGCGCGGCGTTGAGGCCCGACGGCGGCGGCTCGCCGAAATAGAGCTCGGTGTAGCACTCGTCGCATGCGAGCAGGAAGCCGTGGCGGCGGGCGAGGCGCACCAGTTCGGTGAGGCGGCCGAGGTCGGCCTGCGCGCCTTCGGGATTGGAGGGCGAGCAGAAGATCGCCACCGCGGCGCGGTCGAGGATTTCCGGATCGAGGGCCGCGTAGTCGGGGAGATAGCCGGTCGCGGCGGTGACGGGCACCAGCACCGCCTCGGCTCCGGCCATTTCGGCGGCGGCGCGGTAGACCTGGTAATAGGGGTTGGGCATCAGCACCGCGGCGCGGCGGCCGTTGCGCTCGGGCGGCGTCATCGCCTGCACGAACAGATAGAGCGCCTCGCGCGAGCCGGTGGCGGAAAGCACGTTGCGCTCCGGATCGACGAGCCCGGCGGGCAGGCCGAAGCGCCGCGTCAGCCAGCGCGCGCAGGCGGCGCGCAGTTCGGGCGTGCCCTCGTTGGGCGGGTAGCGGTTCCACAGGTGGGCGTGGGCGGCGATCACCTCGGAGATCAGCGCGGGCGGCGGCAGCTGCGGCTCGCCGATCGACATCGCGATCGGGGTTTCCACCTGCGGCGCGATCGGCCCGAGGAGCTCGCGCAGGCGGACGAACGCGCTGCCCGGCAGCCGTTCGAGGGCGGGATTGACCATGGTTTTCCTTGCCGACATCGGCCGAGAACAAGACATGAATATCGTATAACGGAAAATCCCCGGCGTCGCAAAGCCGCCGGGGATTTTCGAACCGTCGCGCGGATCAGTGCGCCGGATAGATCGGCAGGGTCCAGTGGTAGACCGTTTCCGCCGGAATGACGAACAGCAGGGCGAGCAGGAGCAGCGGCACGATCGTGCCGATCGTGCGCACCATCCAGCGGATCGAAGCGTCCTCGGGGGTGATCAGGAACCAGTTGATCGCCGGCAGCAGCACGCAGGCGATGAGAATCCCGGTCTCACCCATGCCGATGCCGCCGATCGCGAATACCGGCGGAATTTCGAGGCCGGTGATCGGCGCGGTGCGGAAGTAGATCAGCCGCACGAAGAACAGCAGGAACAGGAACAGGCTGAGGTAGAGGGCGATCTTGCGCTTCGAGCTGGTGAGGCGGCGGCGCGGCGCGGTGCGCGAGGTGAG of uncultured Alphaproteobacteria bacterium contains these proteins:
- the ftsK gene encoding DNA translocase FtsK; protein product: MARSRAATAQRRFLPESLARFLRRTGIRALGLAGICLGIAIGAALASHAPGDPSWNTVSNAQVRNLLGIPGATVSDMLLQWFGLGGWAIAFAVAAWGLRGLLLLPAPRPLLRFAALLAALLPLTLALAHGPDGRNWGGALGTLVTGNLAPFLRPAPGWTLGLAAWAIGAPLALAALAYAATIPPRVWAALAGVAARALKRRPAPPPPAKPQRVRRETPRRPQRSGEPVFSGPQPRVAEPDDPPEDEDDDEQPLIDRGPEPPPNPRETERMRQGRLALGRRKSGAFELPPLDLLNLPKTGGGPKTSDDGLNQNARLLHSVLGEFGISGEIVKIRPGPVVTLYELEPAPGTKTSRVVGLADDIARSMSAISARIAVIPGRNVIGIELPNARRETVYLRELLASDAFVKSQQTLCLALGKDIGGGAEYVDLTRMPHLLIAGTTGSGKSVAINTMILSLLYRLTPEQCRVIMIDPKMLELSVYDGIPHLLAPVVTDPGKAVVALKWAVREMEDRYRAMSQLGVRNIQGYNQKLAQAREKGETLTRTVQTGFDPETGELVYEEQELDLKALHHIVVVVDEMADLMLVAGKDVEGAIQRLAQMARAAGIHLIMATQRPSVDVITGTIKANFPTRISFQVTSKIDSRTILGEQGAEQLLGQGDMLYMAAGGRITRVHGPFVSDQEVEDVVAFLREQGEPEYVEDVTVDPDAELGGDDDEPGGSGGDALYDQAVAIVLRERKASTSFIQRQLQIGYNRAARIVEMMERNGVVSPANHVGKREILGGGS
- the aat gene encoding Aat-like protein, yielding MVNPALERLPGSAFVRLRELLGPIAPQVETPIAMSIGEPQLPPPALISEVIAAHAHLWNRYPPNEGTPELRAACARWLTRRFGLPAGLVDPERNVLSATGSREALYLFVQAMTPPERNGRRAAVLMPNPYYQVYRAAAEMAGAEAVLVPVTAATGYLPDYAALDPEILDRAAVAIFCSPSNPEGAQADLGRLTELVRLARRHGFLLACDECYTELYFGEPPPSGLNAALAAAAPGEDPFAGVVVFHSLSKRSSAPGLRSGFVAGDAAALKAFFKLRAYASVQMPMPLAAASAALWDDDAHAAANRAHYARLIAVADRIFADYPGYVRPQGGFFLWLKVGDGEAATRRFWQRCGVRVVPGRYLAADDPAAPDGNPGHAYVRIALVHDEATVTRALTAIRACLDDHTDG
- a CDS encoding membrane hypothetical protein (Evidence 5 : No homology to any previously reported sequences), with translation MTRRDDDKSEIDLPFEDPKGMFGTSPIDKELTDEEVEYLTSRTAPRRRLTSSKRKIALYLSLFLFLLFFVRLIYFRTAPITGLEIPPVFAIGGIGMGETGILIACVLLPAINWFLITPEDASIRWMVRTIGTIVPLLLLALLFVIPAETVYHWTLPIYPAH